The following nucleotide sequence is from Roseivirga sp. BDSF3-8.
TAAGCTTGACCTGAATGAGGAATTATTGAATAAGGGCAACCTTTTTGATTCACAAAGAAACAGAAGTCACCATAAGAACTACCAGCGTAAGTCCGGAGGAAAACAGCGAAGAAGACATAATTAATGGCAACATTCACAGTACACGGCGGCAGCCGCTTACAAGGCGAGATTGTACCACAGGGAGCGAAAAACGAGGCACTACAAATACTCTGTGCCGTGCTTATCACTCCCGAACCCGTAACCATTCATAAAATCCCTGACATCCGCGATGTCAATAAGCTCATAGAACTTTTGGGAGATATGGGTGTGCAGGTGGAAAAGGTGGGTGAAGAGTCCTACCGGTTCACTGCTGCTAACGTGGATGTTACCTACCTGGAGTCACCTGAGTTTAAGCAAAAAGCTGCTTCACTACGTGGGTCCATCATGATACTGGGCCCGCTACTGGCGCGCTTTGGCAAAGGAAAAATACCCAAGCCAGGAGGAGATAAAATTGGTCGCCGCCGCCTGGATACTCATTTTCTGGGGTTTCAGAAACTGGGGGCACGTTTTGATTATGACTCTTCTGACAGTTTCTATACCATAGATGCTTCCGACCTTCGCGGCACTTACATGCTGCTGGACGAGGCCTCGGTAACCGGTACGGCAAACGTACTGCTGTCTGCCGTGATGGCAAAGGGAAAAACCACTATCTATAATGCTGCCTGTGAGCCCTATATTCAGCAGCTCTGTAAGATGCTCAACAGGATGGGAGCTAAGATCAGTGGCATAGGCAGTAACTTGCTTACTATTGAAGGTGTGGAATACCTCGGCGGTACGGAGCATACTATGCTTCCCGATATGATCGAGATCGGT
It contains:
- the murA gene encoding UDP-N-acetylglucosamine 1-carboxyvinyltransferase yields the protein MATFTVHGGSRLQGEIVPQGAKNEALQILCAVLITPEPVTIHKIPDIRDVNKLIELLGDMGVQVEKVGEESYRFTAANVDVTYLESPEFKQKAASLRGSIMILGPLLARFGKGKIPKPGGDKIGRRRLDTHFLGFQKLGARFDYDSSDSFYTIDASDLRGTYMLLDEASVTGTANVLLSAVMAKGKTTIYNAACEPYIQQLCKMLNRMGAKISGIGSNLLTIEGVEYLGGTEHTMLPDMIEIGSFIGMAAMTQSEITIKDARVDQLGMIPDIFRRLGIKLEIRGDDIFVPAQESYEIETFIDGSIMTIADAPWPGFTPDLLSIVLVVATQAKGTVLIHQKMFESRLFFVDKLIDMGAQIILCDPHRATVIGLDRKQPLRGISMTSPDIRAGVSLLIAAMSASGTSTIYNVEQIDRGYQHIDKRLRALGARIEREE